CCAGCCCCATCATGTCGCCGGAACCACCCACGCGGAGCGGGGTGGCCAAGCGACGGCCTCCAGCGTCCACGGTCAGGCGCACGGGCACGAAGTGGGTGAGTTGGGGCTTGAAATTGATGTCGACGGTAAGCACGGCTGGTTGTGGGGCCTCGGCAGCGGCGGCAGTTTCGGGTGTGCCTGCGAACTGTTGCACGGCGCGCAGCCAGGGCCGCACGTAGCGGCAGGCCGTGATGAACGTTGAAACCGGGTTGCCGGGCAACCCAAACACTACCGGCCCGCCGGCCCGCGCTCCAAACCACAGCGGCTTGCCCGGCCGCTGCTGCACTTCGTGGAAAATTTCCTCGACCTGCAATTCACGCAACAGGCCCGGCAGGTGGTCGGCGCGGCCCTTGCTCACGGCTCCGCTCAGCACCACGGCATCAAAGCCTGCGCCCAAAATTTTGGTGAGACCATCGCGCAGCTCCGCCACGTCGTCGGAGAGGTGGAACAGCGAAACGTCGGCCCCGGCCTGGGCAAACAGCGCTTGCAGCGCGTACACGTTGGAACGCCGTATCTGGTGCGCCAGGGGCTTTTCCCGAATGCCCACCAGCTCGTTGCCGGTGCTCACCACGGCCAGGCGCGGGGCGCGCAGCACGGCCAGCTCGGCAGCGCCCACGGTGGCGGCCACGGCCAGCTCGGCGGGTCCCAGGCGGGTGCCGGCGCGCAGCAGGGCATCGCCGGCGCGGCGGTCGGCGGCCTGGTGGTGGATGTTGACGCCGGCCGCATCGGGCGTCGGAATCTGAATGCGGGCGCGATTGTCGTGCAGCAGAATGTCCTCGTAGCGAATCACCGCATCGGCCCCGGCGGGCAGCACCGCGCCCGTCATCACCTCCACGGCCTGCTGCGGGCTGGGCAGCGGGCGGGCGGGCTCACCGGCATACTGGGCGTGGGCAATGTCGAATTCCGTCTGGCCCCCGGCCCAGGTGGCAAAGCTCACCGCAATGCCGTCCATCGCCACCCGGTTGAAAGGCGGAAAGTCGCGGTCGGCCACCAGCGTTTCGGCCAGGATGCGGCCGGCAGCGTGGGGCAGGGCCACGGTTTCGGGCGGCAGCGGGCGGGCCGTGGCAAGGACGCGGGCGGTGGCTTCGGCGGGGGAGAGCATGGGTGGGTGAGTTAAGAGTTAGGAGTGGCCGTCATGCAGAGCGCAGCGAAGCATCTTTACTGCACAACGCAGTCTAATTATCGGGATTAGTGGTGGCGGTAAAGATGCTTCGCTGCGCTCTGCATGACGTTCTGCGAATAACGCTTTGCCAACGTAGCGCCTATGGAATCAGCCGGTCTTGGCGCAGCTTCGCAAATAAATCGAAAAACGAGTCCTCCGTGCTCTGAAACACGGTGAAGCCGCGCTTGCGGCTATTGGCCATGTCCGTCATCACCTCGATGGGGCGGCCCAGGTCCAAATCCGTGTGCCAGGGCGAAGCCAAGCGGCTTAAGTCAGCTTCGGCCAAACCGTTTTTCGTGGCGATTTCGCGCCACAGCTCCGCATCGCCGGCCATCTCGGCTTCGAGCGGGTGAATGCTGCCATCGAAGCCCACGGCCTCCACGCCAAACCACTCGGCTAGGCGGCCCCATAGCTGGCTCCAGCGGAAAACGTCGCCGTTCACCACGTTGTAGGCCTCGTTGCGGGCGGCTTCGGTGGTGGCAGCCCACACCAGCTGCTTGGCGATAACGCGGGCATCGGTCACGTCCGACAAGCCTTCCCATTGCGCCTGCGAACCGGGCCAGCGGAAGGGCCGCCCGGTGGCCTTGCAGATGCTCGCATACAC
This DNA window, taken from Hymenobacter sp. 5317J-9, encodes the following:
- a CDS encoding molybdopterin molybdotransferase MoeA, whose protein sequence is MLSPAEATARVLATARPLPPETVALPHAAGRILAETLVADRDFPPFNRVAMDGIAVSFATWAGGQTEFDIAHAQYAGEPARPLPSPQQAVEVMTGAVLPAGADAVIRYEDILLHDNRARIQIPTPDAAGVNIHHQAADRRAGDALLRAGTRLGPAELAVAATVGAAELAVLRAPRLAVVSTGNELVGIREKPLAHQIRRSNVYALQALFAQAGADVSLFHLSDDVAELRDGLTKILGAGFDAVVLSGAVSKGRADHLPGLLRELQVEEIFHEVQQRPGKPLWFGARAGGPVVFGLPGNPVSTFITACRYVRPWLRAVQQFAGTPETAAAAEAPQPAVLTVDINFKPQLTHFVPVRLTVDAGGRRLATPLRVGGSGDMMGLVGATAFLELPPEPAVFAAGSVWPAWAL